The Ornithinimicrobium faecis region AGCTCGGCGGAGGTGGAGCCGCGCGTGCGCATGGACTTGCGCAGGCGGGTGCGGGTCTCGGCCACCAACTGCTCGCGCATCTCACGCTTGGTCGCCCAGATCCGATCGACCGGCACCTGCGACACCTTCTCGAAGGCGGTCCCGTCGGTCAACGCCTCGGGGCCCATGAACTCGGCGGCCAGGTCGAAGACCTTGCGGTCCACCCAGGTGCCGGCGTGCACGCCGTTGGTGATCGAGCCGATCGGCACCTCGGCCTCGTCGAAGCCCGGCCACAGGCCCTTGAACATGCCGCGGCTCACCTCGCCGTGCAGCACGGAGACGCCGTTGGCCCGCTGGCCCAGGCGCAGGCCCATCACGGCCATGTTGAACACGCCACTGTCCCCGCCCTCATAGGTCTCCGCGCCCAGCTCGAGCAGCTTGTCGAGCGCAACGCCAGGCAGCTCGGCGGCCCCGCCGAAGTGCTGGGAGATCTGGTTGACACCAAACCGGTCGATGCCGGCGGGCACCGGGGTGTGGGTGGTGAAGACCGTGGAGGCCCGCACCGCGCGCAGCGCCTCCTCAAAGGACAGGTCCGCGCCGGAGACCAGCTCGCTGATCCGCTCCACGCCCTGGAACCCGGCGTGGCCCTCGTTCATGTGATAGACGTCCGGCTCCGGGGCACCGGTCAGTCGCGACCACAGCCGCAGCGCCCGGACACCGCCGATGCCGAGCAGCATCTCCTGCTGCAGGCGCTGGTCACCGCCGCCGCCATACAGCCGGTCGGTCAGGTCACGTTTGCTCGCGTCGTTGCTCTCCACGTCGGAGTCGAGCAGCAGCAGCGGCACCCGCCCGACCTGGGCCCGCCACACGTGGGCGTCCAGGTGTCCTTCACCGGGCATCGCCAGGGAGATCACGGCCGGGGTGCCGTCCTCCTCGCGCAGCAGCGCCAGCGGCTGGTCGTCGGGGTCCAGGACCGGATAGGACTCCTGCTGCCAGCCCTCGGCGTTGAGCCGCTGGCGGAAGTAGCCGCTCTTGTAGAACAGGCCGATGCCGACGATCGGCACACCGAGGTCGGAGGCGCTCTTGAGGTGGTCGCCGGCCAGGATCCCGAGGCCGCCGGAATACTGCGGCAGCGCGGCGGTGATCCCGAACTCCGGGGAGAAATAGGCATAGGCCTGCCCGAACCCGCCGGCCTCCCCTCCGGCCTGCGCCTCCTGCTGATACCAGCGCGGCTCGCTCAGATAGCGCGTCAGCCCCTCGCCCGCCTCGCGCACGCGCTGCACGAAGGCCGGGTCGCCGGCCAGCCGGTCCAGCTCGTCGGGCGTCAGTGCGCTGAGCATGGCCAGCGGCTCGCGGCGGCACTCGGCCCACTTCTGCGCGTCGATGCTCTCGAACAGGTCGAGCGTCGGCGGGTGCCATGACCAGCGCAGATTGAGCGC contains the following coding sequences:
- the glgP gene encoding alpha-glucan family phosphorylase, with amino-acid sequence MKAIRRLHVRTVLPDALSPLHDLALNLRWSWHPPTLDLFESIDAQKWAECRREPLAMLSALTPDELDRLAGDPAFVQRVREAGEGLTRYLSEPRWYQQEAQAGGEAGGFGQAYAYFSPEFGITAALPQYSGGLGILAGDHLKSASDLGVPIVGIGLFYKSGYFRQRLNAEGWQQESYPVLDPDDQPLALLREEDGTPAVISLAMPGEGHLDAHVWRAQVGRVPLLLLDSDVESNDASKRDLTDRLYGGGGDQRLQQEMLLGIGGVRALRLWSRLTGAPEPDVYHMNEGHAGFQGVERISELVSGADLSFEEALRAVRASTVFTTHTPVPAGIDRFGVNQISQHFGGAAELPGVALDKLLELGAETYEGGDSGVFNMAVMGLRLGQRANGVSVLHGEVSRGMFKGLWPGFDEAEVPIGSITNGVHAGTWVDRKVFDLAAEFMGPEALTDGTAFEKVSQVPVDRIWATKREMREQLVAETRTRLRKSMRTRGSTSAELGWIDEVLDPDILTIGFARRVPTYKRLTLMLRDPERLAKILLDPDRPVQLVIAGKAHPADDTGKRLIQEMVRFTDDHKLRHRIVFLPNYDIAMAQRLYPGCDVWLNNPLRPFEACGTSGMKAALNGALNLSILDGWWDEWFDGENGWAIPTADGVDDDRRDELEASALYDLLENSVVPTFYDTDEAGLPTRWLEMIQHTLGTLGPKVMADRMVRDYTRALYLPAARAGWAVRENNYARARDLAGAVERIRAAWPSVRVEHVEAEGVSDSPQIGETVRVHAYLALGGLSPEDVSVQVAFGRASETDELTEVETSTLEPVESYDNGRHRFDGELELTRTGSLGWTVRALPAHPQLAADAELGLVANA